The proteins below are encoded in one region of Micromonospora yangpuensis:
- a CDS encoding cobalamin biosynthesis protein — protein sequence MAAANAVGLVAGYALDTLLGDPRRWHPVAGYGQAVAALERRTYRPDPLAGAVFTGLAVGAPVLLGVAATLATRHRPVSRAVLVAAGTWTVLGGHTLRHEATVMRRALRRGDLLAARNRLGHLCGRDPALLEEPELARATVESVAENTSDAVVAPLLWGAFAGLPGLLGYRAVNTLDAMVGHRSPRYARFGTPAARLDDLLNLVPARLTGLLTIAVAPTAHGEREQAWRVWRRDRNDHPSPNAGQCEAAMAGALGVRLGGRNVYFGRSEVRPFLGDGPRPEARHLKRAARISGAVGLAALGVAAVYPVTLGRLVALAARHGRRTAARHGRRTVARTAGAVTGRW from the coding sequence TTGGCTGCGGCGAACGCGGTGGGGCTCGTGGCGGGGTACGCCCTGGACACGCTGCTCGGTGACCCCCGACGGTGGCATCCGGTGGCCGGGTACGGACAGGCCGTCGCTGCCCTGGAGCGGCGCACCTACCGGCCCGATCCGTTGGCCGGCGCGGTCTTCACCGGGCTGGCGGTCGGCGCTCCGGTGCTGCTCGGGGTGGCCGCCACCCTGGCCACCCGGCACCGCCCGGTGAGCCGGGCGGTGCTGGTCGCGGCCGGCACCTGGACCGTCCTCGGTGGTCACACGCTGCGTCACGAGGCGACGGTGATGCGGCGGGCCCTGCGCCGGGGCGATCTGCTCGCCGCCCGTAACCGGCTCGGGCACCTCTGCGGCCGGGATCCCGCACTGCTGGAGGAGCCGGAGCTGGCCCGGGCCACCGTCGAGTCCGTCGCCGAGAACACCTCCGACGCCGTCGTCGCACCGCTGCTCTGGGGTGCGTTCGCCGGGTTGCCCGGCCTGCTCGGCTACCGGGCGGTCAACACCCTCGACGCGATGGTGGGCCACCGGTCGCCCCGCTACGCCCGCTTCGGCACCCCGGCGGCCCGCCTGGACGACCTGCTCAACCTGGTGCCCGCCCGGCTGACCGGGCTGCTGACCATCGCGGTGGCGCCCACCGCGCACGGCGAGCGGGAACAGGCCTGGCGGGTGTGGCGCCGGGACCGCAACGACCACCCCAGTCCGAACGCCGGGCAGTGCGAGGCGGCGATGGCCGGGGCGCTCGGTGTCCGGCTGGGTGGGCGCAACGTGTACTTCGGACGCAGCGAGGTGCGTCCCTTCCTCGGCGACGGGCCCCGGCCCGAGGCCCGGCACCTGAAACGCGCGGCTCGGATCTCCGGCGCGGTCGGGCTCGCCGCCCTCGGGGTGGCCGCCGTCTATCCGGTGACCCTGGGCCGCCTGGTGGCCCTAGCCGCCCGGCACGGCCGCAGGACAGCCGCCCGGCACGGCCGCAGGACGGTGGCCCGGACGGCCGGGGCGGTGACCGGCCGGTGGTGA
- a CDS encoding DinB family protein: MGNPTEPFTLDPHATLDADERTQLLAFLDTHRRLLNQCLDGLTEEEARRRLVPSRTTLLGLVKHATYVERVWFTEAVTGTPRQQLGLPPKVEDSFVLAETDTIVSIRDAHREACRDSARVLAGLALDDVATGHRFGAMTVRWILLHLLRELAQHCGHADILREQIVAARRS, translated from the coding sequence ATGGGGAACCCGACGGAGCCGTTCACGCTGGACCCGCACGCCACCCTCGACGCCGACGAGCGGACCCAGCTGCTGGCCTTCCTGGACACCCACCGTCGCCTGCTCAACCAGTGTCTCGACGGGCTCACCGAGGAGGAGGCCCGGCGAAGGCTGGTGCCGTCGCGGACCACCCTGCTCGGGCTGGTCAAGCACGCCACCTACGTGGAACGGGTCTGGTTCACCGAGGCGGTCACCGGCACCCCACGTCAGCAGCTCGGCCTACCGCCGAAGGTCGAGGACTCGTTCGTCCTGGCCGAGACCGACACCATCGTCTCGATCCGCGACGCCCACCGGGAAGCCTGCCGGGACTCGGCGCGGGTGCTCGCCGGGCTCGCCCTGGACGACGTGGCCACCGGGCACCGGTTCGGCGCGATGACGGTCCGCTGGATCCTGCTGCACCTCCTGCGGGAGCTGGCCCAGCACTGCGGGCACGCCGACATCCTGCGCGAACAGATCGTGGCCGCCCGCCGTAGCTGA
- a CDS encoding uridine kinase family protein, translating to MAVAVMEAYADLAQRVLVGPARLGRTRLVAVDGPSGAGKSLFAARLADALATASGAGRPPVVHTDDLLDGWADQFSFWPRLEDSVLAPLRAGRPGAYHRYSWVRRAFLPDAVPVPVAPVVVVEGVSAARATVRRELSLSVFVTAPAALRLSRAVTRDGPQILPELHRWHAGERAHFAADDTARCVDLVVDGAPRLPHDAQRYYLRRRARPANRGGGPRMDGVDQVRHDAGKSTTTRRGSR from the coding sequence GTGGCGGTGGCGGTGATGGAGGCGTACGCCGATCTGGCCCAACGGGTGCTGGTCGGGCCGGCGCGGTTGGGGCGCACCCGGTTGGTGGCGGTGGACGGGCCCAGCGGCGCGGGCAAGAGCCTCTTCGCGGCCCGCCTGGCGGACGCCCTGGCCACGGCGTCGGGCGCCGGGCGGCCACCGGTGGTGCACACCGACGACCTGCTCGACGGCTGGGCCGACCAGTTCAGCTTCTGGCCGCGCCTGGAGGATTCGGTGCTGGCCCCGCTGCGGGCCGGCCGGCCCGGGGCGTACCACCGGTACAGCTGGGTACGGCGGGCCTTCCTGCCGGATGCGGTGCCGGTGCCGGTCGCGCCGGTGGTGGTGGTCGAGGGGGTAAGTGCGGCGCGGGCGACGGTGCGGCGGGAGCTGAGCCTGTCGGTGTTCGTGACCGCGCCGGCGGCGCTGCGCCTGTCCCGGGCGGTGACCCGGGACGGTCCGCAGATCCTGCCCGAGCTGCACCGCTGGCACGCCGGGGAACGGGCGCACTTCGCGGCGGACGACACGGCCCGGTGCGTGGACCTGGTGGTCGACGGAGCCCCCCGACTGCCCCACGACGCCCAGCGTTACTACCTGCGCCGCCGGGCCCGCCCGGCGAACCGGGGCGGTGGTCCTCGAATGGACGGCGTTGACCAGGTGCGGCACGATGCGGGGAAGTCGACGACGACGCGTAGGGGGAGCAGATGA
- the ssb gene encoding single-stranded DNA-binding protein codes for MYDTNVTIIGNVLTAPEWRRTAQSNTLVANFKVASTARRLDRESGRWVDGNSLRVRVNCWRRLAEGVAASVAVGDPVVVAGRLYTRDWTDEAGNHRTLYELEAVAVGHDLSRGRSRFARNRPTTTTSATADSEAEHRVHGEPTEAVPAEQAPAIFDDTPFDEEFELPSLRAPRPGPSPLDMPPFGGPAAGGSPAGGDGAGEDEELSPFGTEAVGGDLDAVPDPTARRGDAAVPASAEEPVGPGGETADEPLGQDRPARRRGRGRVPTPA; via the coding sequence ATGTACGACACCAATGTCACGATCATCGGCAACGTTCTGACCGCCCCGGAGTGGCGGCGTACCGCCCAGAGCAACACCCTGGTGGCCAACTTCAAGGTCGCCTCGACCGCCCGTCGGCTGGATCGGGAGAGCGGGCGCTGGGTCGACGGCAACAGCCTGCGGGTCCGGGTCAACTGCTGGCGCCGGCTGGCCGAGGGGGTGGCCGCCTCGGTGGCCGTCGGCGACCCGGTGGTGGTGGCCGGGCGGCTCTACACCCGGGACTGGACCGACGAGGCCGGCAACCACCGCACCCTCTACGAGTTGGAGGCGGTGGCGGTCGGCCACGACCTGTCCCGGGGGCGCAGCCGCTTCGCGCGCAACCGGCCCACCACCACGACCAGCGCCACGGCCGACTCCGAGGCGGAGCACCGGGTGCACGGCGAGCCGACCGAGGCGGTCCCCGCCGAGCAGGCCCCCGCCATCTTCGACGACACCCCGTTCGACGAGGAGTTCGAGCTGCCGAGCCTGCGTGCCCCGCGACCCGGCCCGTCGCCCCTGGACATGCCCCCCTTCGGCGGCCCGGCCGCTGGCGGATCCCCGGCCGGTGGTGACGGTGCTGGGGAGGACGAGGAGCTGTCACCGTTCGGCACGGAAGCCGTCGGGGGAGACCTCGACGCCGTTCCCGACCCGACGGCCCGGCGCGGCGATGCGGCAGTCCCGGCCAGCGCGGAGGAGCCGGTCGGACCGGGTGGCGAGACGGCGGACGAGCCGCTGGGGCAGGACCGGCCGGCCCGCCGCCGGGGGCGTGGGCGGGTGCCGACGCCGGCCTGA
- a CDS encoding alpha/beta hydrolase, with product MEPDVLGPPYERHTIDLGTDDEGAVVATLVRRRADRPTGRAVLYVHGFVDYFFQTHVADFFVERGWDFYALDLRKYGRSLLPHQTPNFCCDLSDYFPELDAAVEIVRADGHDTVLGMGHSTGGLILSVWEHARRAAGGVDGLVLNSPFFDINAPWLVRRPLVAAVARLGRRAPRRILPLGLATVYGESLHADHHGEWSYDLAWKPLGGFPVRAGWLNAIRNAQRQLRSGLAIPVPVLLACSTRSFRGRRWQESAALADAVLDVEHMVRWAPRLGPHVTLARFDGGMHDLTLSGPAVRERVFAEVGRWAEAFLATGPTTAGPDAASAGAVSGAAGAVSGAAGSLPGSRRPADADPAGVAATSG from the coding sequence GTGGAACCGGACGTGTTGGGGCCGCCGTACGAGCGGCACACCATCGACCTGGGCACCGACGACGAGGGCGCGGTGGTCGCCACCCTGGTCCGCCGCCGGGCCGACCGCCCGACCGGCCGGGCCGTGCTCTACGTGCACGGCTTCGTCGACTACTTCTTCCAGACCCACGTGGCCGACTTCTTCGTCGAGCGCGGCTGGGACTTCTACGCCCTCGACCTGCGAAAGTACGGTCGCAGTCTGCTGCCGCACCAGACCCCGAACTTCTGCTGCGACCTCAGCGACTACTTCCCCGAGCTGGACGCCGCCGTCGAGATCGTCCGCGCCGACGGGCACGACACCGTACTCGGCATGGGTCACTCCACCGGCGGCCTGATCCTCTCGGTCTGGGAACACGCCCGCCGCGCCGCCGGCGGCGTCGACGGCCTGGTGCTGAACAGCCCGTTCTTCGACATCAACGCCCCCTGGCTGGTCCGCCGCCCGCTGGTCGCCGCCGTCGCCCGGCTCGGCCGCCGCGCGCCGCGCCGGATCCTCCCCCTCGGCCTGGCCACCGTGTACGGCGAGAGCCTGCACGCCGACCACCACGGCGAGTGGAGCTACGACCTGGCCTGGAAACCGCTGGGCGGCTTTCCGGTACGCGCCGGCTGGCTCAACGCCATCCGCAACGCCCAACGGCAACTGCGCTCCGGCCTGGCCATCCCGGTGCCGGTGCTGCTGGCCTGCTCCACCCGCAGCTTCCGGGGCCGCCGTTGGCAGGAGTCCGCCGCCCTGGCCGACGCCGTCCTGGACGTCGAACACATGGTCCGCTGGGCCCCCCGCCTCGGCCCACACGTCACGCTGGCCCGCTTCGACGGCGGCATGCACGACCTGACGCTTTCCGGCCCGGCCGTCCGGGAACGCGTCTTCGCCGAGGTCGGCCGCTGGGCCGAGGCCTTCCTCGCCACCGGCCCGACCACCGCCGGCCCCGACGCTGCCTCCGCTGGTGCTGTTTCCGGCGCGGCCGGTGCTGTTTCCGGGGCTGCCGGCTCACTGCCGGGGAGTCGGCGGCCGGCCGACGCCGACCCGGCCGGCGTCGCCGCCACGAGCGGCTGA
- a CDS encoding DUF2470 domain-containing protein — protein sequence MSAVDGVVPPTFGPEVVAGVSRHMNDDHAEDTLLIARTLGGCPHATRARTTGLDADGMDFAVTVDDIEVPVRIQFARRLTERAEIRHEVVRMYREACARLGLEPRPAD from the coding sequence GTGAGCGCGGTCGACGGCGTGGTCCCGCCGACGTTCGGACCCGAGGTCGTCGCCGGGGTCAGCCGGCACATGAACGACGACCACGCCGAGGACACCCTGCTCATCGCCCGTACCCTCGGCGGCTGCCCGCACGCGACCCGGGCGCGCACCACCGGCCTGGACGCCGACGGGATGGACTTCGCGGTCACCGTGGACGACATCGAGGTGCCGGTCCGGATCCAGTTCGCCCGCCGGCTCACCGAACGCGCCGAGATCCGCCACGAGGTGGTCCGGATGTACCGGGAGGCCTGCGCCCGCCTCGGTCTGGAGCCCCGCCCAGCCGACTGA
- a CDS encoding rhodanese-like domain-containing protein: MSPGVDALLEQARAGVRRLTPHQSVEAVRAGALLIDTRTDVQRRAQGELPGAIVIDRTVLEWRLDPASAWHIPEATGYDQKIIVVCRQGYSSSLAAASLQALGLRRATDMIGGMQAWLAAGLPTSDQPADIRY, from the coding sequence ATGAGCCCGGGCGTGGACGCCCTGTTGGAACAGGCCCGAGCCGGGGTACGCCGACTCACCCCCCACCAGAGCGTCGAGGCGGTACGCGCCGGGGCGCTGCTGATCGACACCCGCACCGACGTGCAACGCCGGGCGCAGGGCGAACTGCCGGGGGCGATCGTGATCGACCGGACGGTGCTGGAGTGGCGGCTGGATCCGGCCAGCGCCTGGCACATCCCCGAGGCGACCGGGTACGACCAGAAGATCATCGTGGTGTGCCGTCAGGGCTACAGTTCCAGCCTCGCCGCGGCGAGCCTGCAGGCGCTCGGCCTGCGCCGGGCCACCGACATGATCGGCGGCATGCAGGCCTGGCTGGCCGCCGGCCTGCCCACCTCCGACCAGCCCGCCGACATCCGCTACTGA
- a CDS encoding GntR family transcriptional regulator, translating into MVDQFSPTPLYVQLADLITKRIDSGELQPLKPLPSELRLQQEYGVARGTVRAAIALLRERGLVMTMPQRGTYVTEHRQGETRGN; encoded by the coding sequence ATGGTCGATCAGTTCTCGCCGACGCCCCTGTACGTGCAGCTCGCCGACCTGATCACCAAGCGCATCGACTCGGGCGAACTGCAGCCGCTCAAGCCGCTACCGAGCGAGCTTCGACTACAGCAGGAGTACGGCGTGGCGCGCGGCACGGTCCGAGCGGCCATCGCCTTGTTGCGGGAGCGCGGGTTGGTCATGACCATGCCCCAGCGCGGCACCTACGTCACCGAACACCGCCAGGGCGAGACCAGGGGAAACTAG
- a CDS encoding PIN domain-containing protein, protein MTADEDDRPVRLVLDRSALLAYLAGSVHAGETLHEVIEDRNRFGVTAVTATETLAVVTDPKDRSNLHRLLALDACVVLPTEGESWHELSYWRTYTGRVDLATTVLASLEHDATILTQEGRYGDGDLQVISMPT, encoded by the coding sequence GTGACCGCCGACGAGGACGACCGGCCGGTCCGGCTGGTGCTGGATCGGTCGGCGCTGCTGGCCTACCTCGCCGGATCCGTGCACGCCGGTGAGACGCTGCACGAGGTCATCGAGGACCGGAACCGGTTCGGCGTCACCGCCGTCACCGCTACCGAGACCCTGGCCGTCGTCACCGACCCGAAGGACCGCAGCAATCTGCACCGGCTGCTCGCCCTCGACGCCTGCGTCGTGCTGCCCACCGAGGGTGAAAGCTGGCACGAATTGAGTTACTGGCGCACCTACACGGGACGGGTCGACCTGGCGACGACGGTGCTGGCCAGCCTCGAACACGACGCCACGATCCTGACCCAGGAAGGGCGCTACGGAGACGGAGACCTCCAGGTCATCTCCATGCCCACCTGA
- a CDS encoding HPF/RaiA family ribosome-associated protein, whose amino-acid sequence MSAVANPATVAECLRVGAGFSQGDRNWIAEQFATLDSRLATFHADATEIEVSVKDREARGQRVTLECWIAGRQKIVTTSSEIDLHAALNDVRDDLRRKLNDQKTRQEPRNNKHLRDVPVVTEPVELPEPGQPRTEADPA is encoded by the coding sequence ATGAGCGCCGTGGCGAACCCGGCGACCGTGGCCGAGTGCCTGCGGGTCGGTGCCGGGTTCTCCCAGGGCGACCGGAACTGGATCGCCGAGCAGTTCGCCACCCTGGACTCCCGGCTGGCCACGTTCCACGCCGACGCCACCGAGATCGAGGTCTCGGTCAAGGACCGCGAGGCCCGGGGGCAGCGGGTCACCCTGGAGTGCTGGATCGCCGGCCGGCAGAAGATCGTCACCACCTCCAGCGAGATCGACCTGCACGCCGCGCTGAACGACGTCCGGGACGACCTGCGTCGCAAGCTCAACGACCAGAAGACCCGCCAGGAGCCGCGCAACAACAAGCACCTGCGGGACGTACCGGTCGTCACCGAACCGGTCGAGCTGCCCGAGCCCGGCCAGCCGCGCACCGAGGCCGACCCGGCCTGA
- a CDS encoding M48 family metallopeptidase gives MSTDDAPVRRRIALTGISSRAWEHPADRGALVALRELRGFDDLVKSFFGMWNERAFRLSYLAAGIRVDHRQYPRLHQRYAEAATALDLAELPELYVTQSPWLTAEAIGLEKPFIVLSSACVQQLDDDELRCLLGHELGHVVSGHAVYKTILMLLTRWTANLSWLPVGALALRGISAAMLEWWRKAELSADRAGLLAGQDPAAALRLLMKLAGGGDLTQIDTTAFLEQAAEYEGGGDLRDSLHKLRMTAWSTHPVPVARAAQLRQWVDSGAYGRVLAGDYPRRSTDGAAKVSEEIKAAAEAYREEFASSTDPLVGLLRRVGDGASDLGGWMGGAAGRARSWMDAAGRARPDATSGTSTAGTGTSTAGPGTGTSTAGTGAER, from the coding sequence ATGAGCACGGACGACGCACCGGTACGCCGCCGGATCGCCCTGACCGGCATCAGCTCCCGGGCCTGGGAGCACCCGGCCGACCGGGGTGCCCTGGTCGCGCTCCGTGAGCTGCGGGGCTTCGACGACCTGGTGAAGTCGTTCTTCGGGATGTGGAACGAGCGGGCCTTCCGGCTGTCGTACCTGGCCGCCGGCATCCGGGTCGACCACCGGCAGTACCCGCGGCTGCACCAGCGGTACGCCGAGGCGGCCACCGCGCTGGACCTGGCCGAGCTGCCCGAGCTGTACGTGACGCAGTCGCCGTGGCTGACCGCCGAGGCGATCGGCCTGGAGAAGCCGTTCATCGTGCTCAGCTCCGCCTGTGTGCAGCAGCTCGACGACGACGAGCTGCGTTGCCTGCTCGGCCACGAGTTGGGGCACGTGGTCAGCGGGCACGCCGTCTACAAGACGATCCTGATGCTGCTCACCCGCTGGACGGCGAACCTGAGCTGGTTGCCGGTCGGCGCGTTGGCGTTGCGCGGGATCAGCGCGGCGATGCTGGAGTGGTGGCGCAAGGCGGAACTCTCCGCCGACCGGGCCGGCCTGCTCGCCGGCCAGGATCCGGCCGCCGCGCTGCGGCTGCTGATGAAGCTCGCCGGCGGCGGCGACCTGACCCAGATCGACACCACCGCGTTCCTGGAGCAGGCCGCCGAGTACGAGGGCGGCGGTGACCTGCGGGACAGTCTGCACAAGCTCCGGATGACCGCGTGGAGCACCCACCCGGTGCCGGTGGCCCGGGCCGCGCAGCTGCGCCAGTGGGTCGACTCCGGGGCGTACGGGCGGGTGTTGGCCGGGGACTATCCGCGCCGGTCCACCGACGGTGCCGCGAAGGTGTCGGAGGAGATCAAGGCGGCGGCCGAGGCGTACCGGGAGGAGTTCGCCAGCTCGACGGACCCGCTGGTGGGGCTGCTGCGTCGGGTCGGTGACGGCGCCAGCGATCTCGGCGGGTGGATGGGCGGGGCCGCCGGCCGGGCCCGGTCCTGGATGGACGCGGCCGGCCGGGCCCGCCCGGACGCCACCAGCGGCACCAGCACCGCTGGCACCGGCACCAGCACCGCCGGCCCCGGCACCGGCACCAGCACCGCCGGCACCGGCGCAGAACGGTAG
- a CDS encoding cobyric acid synthase: protein MSGGGLLVAGTTSDAGKSVLTAGICRWLRRRGVKVAPFKAQNMSNNSAVVVDADGRGGEIGRAQAMQAAACGIAPDLRFNPVLLKPGSDLSSQVVLLGEAVDTVTAGNFRSLRPRLAETAYAALAELRSAYDVVICEGAGSPAEINLRAGDYVNMGLARTAGLPTIVVGDIDRGGVFASMFGTLALLDPADQALLAGFVINKFRGDLGLLRPGLDMLRQVTGRPTYGVVPWDVDLWLDAEDSLAYGRVLGRPAAPHGTEWLDVAVVRLPRISNATDVEALASEPGVRVRLTVEPAELAAADLIVLPGTRSTVADLTWLRETGLADAILTHAAAGRPLLGICGGFQMLARVIDDPVESRRGSVPGLGLLPVEITFAARKTVRQSVGTAATGAPVRGYEIHHGYVSAADPALPALFTGVPNGGAGEGREGAVLGAVHGTHWHGAFESDEFRRGFLTDVARLAGRHGFRPAPATSFAAARERSLDLLGDLVEEHLDTDALWQLIESGPPAGLPFVPPGAPRPAGGVVAGTGQGPRTGGGQ from the coding sequence GTGAGCGGGGGCGGGCTGCTGGTCGCCGGCACCACCTCCGACGCCGGCAAGAGCGTGCTGACCGCGGGCATCTGCCGCTGGCTGCGCCGGCGTGGGGTGAAGGTGGCGCCGTTCAAGGCGCAGAACATGTCCAACAACTCGGCGGTCGTGGTCGACGCCGACGGCCGGGGCGGCGAGATCGGCCGGGCCCAGGCGATGCAGGCCGCCGCCTGCGGGATCGCCCCCGACCTGCGGTTCAACCCGGTGTTGTTGAAGCCAGGCAGTGATCTGTCCAGCCAGGTGGTGCTGCTCGGCGAGGCCGTCGACACGGTCACCGCCGGCAACTTCCGCAGCCTGCGGCCCCGCCTCGCCGAGACCGCGTACGCGGCGTTGGCCGAGCTGCGGTCCGCGTACGACGTGGTGATCTGTGAGGGGGCCGGCAGCCCGGCGGAAATCAACCTACGGGCCGGCGACTACGTCAACATGGGGCTGGCCCGGACCGCCGGCCTGCCGACGATCGTGGTCGGTGACATCGACCGGGGCGGCGTCTTCGCCTCGATGTTCGGCACCCTCGCGTTGCTGGACCCGGCCGACCAGGCCCTGCTCGCCGGCTTCGTGATCAACAAGTTCCGGGGTGACCTCGGGCTGCTCCGACCAGGGTTGGACATGCTGCGTCAGGTGACCGGCCGTCCGACGTACGGGGTGGTGCCCTGGGACGTCGACCTGTGGCTGGACGCCGAGGACTCGCTCGCCTACGGTCGCGTGCTCGGCCGGCCGGCGGCCCCGCACGGCACCGAGTGGCTCGACGTCGCGGTGGTCCGGCTGCCCCGGATCAGCAACGCCACCGACGTCGAGGCGCTGGCGAGCGAACCGGGCGTACGGGTCCGGCTCACCGTCGAGCCCGCCGAACTCGCCGCCGCCGACCTGATCGTGCTGCCCGGCACCAGGTCCACCGTGGCCGACCTGACCTGGCTACGCGAGACCGGCCTCGCCGACGCGATCCTCACCCACGCGGCAGCCGGTCGCCCGCTGCTCGGCATCTGCGGCGGCTTCCAGATGCTCGCCCGGGTCATCGACGATCCGGTGGAGAGCCGTCGGGGCAGCGTGCCGGGGCTGGGGCTGCTCCCCGTCGAGATCACCTTCGCCGCACGCAAGACCGTCCGCCAGTCGGTGGGCACCGCCGCGACCGGGGCCCCGGTGCGCGGCTACGAGATCCACCACGGGTACGTCTCCGCAGCCGACCCGGCCCTGCCCGCCCTGTTCACCGGCGTGCCCAACGGTGGCGCGGGTGAGGGTCGGGAGGGAGCGGTGCTCGGGGCGGTGCACGGCACCCACTGGCACGGTGCGTTCGAGTCCGACGAGTTCCGGCGCGGATTCCTCACCGACGTCGCCCGACTCGCCGGCCGGCACGGGTTCCGCCCCGCGCCGGCCACCTCCTTCGCCGCCGCCCGGGAACGCAGCCTCGACCTGCTCGGCGACCTGGTCGAGGAGCACCTGGACACCGACGCGCTCTGGCAGCTGATCGAGTCCGGCCCGCCCGCCGGCCTGCCCTTCGTCCCACCCGGCGCCCCCAGGCCGGCCGGTGGCGTCGTTGCCGGTACCGGCCAGGGGCCTCGCACCGGTGGTGGTCAGTAG
- a CDS encoding helix-turn-helix domain-containing protein: MASTNQTIVDPRFPDELRRRRQQAGLSLRGLAALVHHGKSLLHQLETGRTRPAVDVAARLDAALHAEGALAALVAVAPPEDERISYAVRHPRRVDPATVDELAGLLAAHRRLEDSLGAGAVLPTVRSQLDLVTALVRETNGALRPRLLDVAAQWAQFAGWLHAAGDRAALAAGWYRTALDWGAEAGSTDMVATVLSLRGHLAWAARRPGPLIDLSAAALRQPTTPGVRAVAAQQQARGHALAGQAEATVDLLDRARDLLDAARAEPDREPPWLYFHSPAYLSMQTGLAHRLLGRDEPAVELLAAGLARLPAETVGAAWTGPYLLHLAAGLTALRELDAARQAYERALTIGRATRTRSLTDQAETGLRELPEGT, translated from the coding sequence GTGGCTTCGACCAACCAGACGATCGTGGATCCGCGTTTCCCGGACGAGCTACGACGTCGGCGGCAGCAGGCCGGCCTGTCGCTGCGGGGACTCGCCGCGCTCGTCCACCACGGCAAGAGCCTCCTGCATCAACTGGAGACCGGGCGTACCCGACCGGCGGTCGACGTGGCGGCCCGGCTGGACGCGGCGCTGCACGCCGAGGGCGCGCTCGCCGCGCTGGTCGCCGTGGCACCGCCCGAGGACGAGCGGATCTCGTACGCCGTCAGGCATCCCCGTCGGGTCGATCCGGCCACCGTGGACGAACTGGCCGGGCTGCTCGCCGCCCATCGTCGCCTGGAGGACTCGCTCGGTGCCGGGGCGGTGCTGCCGACGGTCCGCAGCCAGCTCGACCTGGTGACCGCTCTGGTACGGGAGACCAACGGCGCGCTCCGGCCGAGGCTGCTCGACGTGGCGGCGCAGTGGGCGCAGTTCGCCGGGTGGCTGCATGCGGCAGGCGATCGTGCCGCGCTGGCCGCCGGCTGGTACCGCACCGCTCTGGACTGGGGTGCCGAGGCGGGCAGTACCGACATGGTGGCGACGGTGTTGAGCCTGCGCGGCCACCTGGCCTGGGCAGCCCGGCGTCCCGGCCCGCTGATCGACCTCTCCGCCGCCGCGCTGCGCCAGCCGACCACCCCGGGAGTACGCGCCGTCGCCGCCCAACAGCAGGCCCGGGGGCACGCGCTCGCGGGGCAGGCCGAGGCGACCGTCGACCTGCTCGACCGCGCCCGGGATCTGCTCGACGCGGCACGGGCGGAGCCCGACCGGGAGCCACCGTGGCTCTACTTCCACTCCCCCGCCTACCTGAGCATGCAGACCGGGCTCGCCCACCGGTTACTCGGTCGGGACGAGCCGGCCGTCGAGTTGTTGGCGGCCGGGCTGGCCAGGTTACCGGCGGAGACGGTCGGGGCGGCGTGGACCGGGCCGTACCTGCTGCACCTGGCGGCGGGGCTGACCGCCCTGCGTGAGCTGGACGCCGCGCGGCAGGCGTACGAACGCGCCCTGACCATCGGCAGGGCGACCCGGACCCGCAGCCTGACCGACCAGGCCGAGACAGGTCTCCGCGAGCTGCCCGAGGGGACCTGA
- a CDS encoding RNA polymerase sigma factor — translation MDVPRSDALLVVRAQLGDRRSLGKLVDRWHEPLWRYVRRLLDAPGAADDVAQEAWAAALRSLPRLREPDRFTPWLFTIARRAVLNHLRDRYGRAESPTAGHPDETAEADEAVPDDVPGVLDRRQVEEGLAGLPPRERDVLVLFYLYDFPLTDCAEVLQVPPGTVKSRLHRARRMLHAQLVEKGYHE, via the coding sequence GTGGACGTACCGCGATCTGACGCGCTGCTGGTCGTACGGGCGCAGCTCGGTGACCGGCGGTCGCTGGGCAAGCTGGTCGACCGGTGGCACGAGCCGCTCTGGCGGTACGTACGACGTCTGCTCGACGCGCCGGGCGCGGCCGACGACGTGGCCCAGGAGGCCTGGGCTGCGGCGTTGCGGTCGCTGCCCCGGCTGCGGGAGCCGGACCGCTTCACCCCCTGGCTGTTCACCATCGCCCGCCGGGCGGTGCTCAACCACCTACGGGACCGGTACGGCCGGGCCGAGTCCCCAACCGCCGGGCATCCCGACGAGACCGCAGAAGCGGACGAGGCCGTCCCGGACGACGTGCCCGGGGTGCTGGACCGGCGGCAGGTCGAGGAGGGGCTGGCCGGCCTACCGCCCCGGGAGCGGGACGTGCTGGTGCTGTTCTACCTGTACGACTTCCCGCTCACCGACTGCGCCGAGGTGTTGCAGGTGCCGCCCGGCACGGTCAAGTCCCGTCTGCACCGCGCCCGCCGGATGCTGCACGCCCAGCTCGTCGAGAAGGGATACCACGAATGA